CAGTTACCACCAACACCGACTTCAATAAAGATGCGGATATTATCATTATAGACATGATTAACTAGGCGAGGAAAATCAAGTTGGTGACAAAGGGCTGTAGCAATATTTTTGCCAATTAAATGACTATCAATGTTAATTGGTGAATATTTGGCAGCAGAATAAAAAATTGTGTCTGAATCTGATTGAGTTGGCAAGGTATTAACTTTCACTAATTCATCATATTCAGATTGCATTGGTTCACAATGAATTACATGATTGATTGATGTGGGAAAAGCATCACATTTTAAGGTTTCAATAACTCTTTGGCAAGCTTTAGTTTCACCAGCAATAACTACTTCTTCGGGTGTGTTAATTAAAGGCATATAAACCCGGTCTTCATGTTTCAGCACTTCTCGTACTTCTGAAGGTGAACATATTAAAATGTAGTTACTCCAAAACTCTTCGCTTTTACCTTCATAAATTAAAGGTAATCCCCAATGCTGACGAACTGCATTTTTCGGACCAGATAGCTGGGTTTTAAATAATTGAGATGAGTTCAAATAATCACTGGTACTTTTAAAGCTAGTCCAGATACCTTGGGATAACATCATACTAGTTTCACCAAGGCTATAACCAAAAGCATAAGGTGATTGAATCTGGAAGTAGTTTTTAAGAATTGCTGTCATTAATCCGGCAATACCAACTTCTGATTCCAGCATAGAAACTGGATCATCTATTAATGTTTGTTCTATATTTTCTAGTTGTCTTCTGGATAATTTGTTGATACTCCGAGGATAGAGAATTTTTTCAATGTTGGCAACTCGATTATAAACACTTCTAATCACAACATCATCATACAGTTGAGGGAAAAGCCGGAAAATATTTCTGCCTAGTCCTATATAAGAAGTAAAAGAACCAGGATAAACAAAAGCAACATGACCTTTTTTTCCTTGGGGATTAACTGTAAAATAACTACCAAGGGGGGTTTGCCAATCTTTGCCAGTAGCGAAAGCAATTTTTACTCCCTGAATTGCCCTTTCAATTTCTTTTTTTAATTCTTCTGGATGTCGGGCAAGAATGGCTAAAGCGTAGGTTGATTGTTGATATTGCTGATATTTTTGGAAATAATCACTAGCAAGTTGAGAAAGTGAAAAAATATCTGTTATATTTTGTTGAAGTGTGGTAATTTGTGTTAATAAAGAAGCACGATCATCAGCCGCAATGGGAAATAAATAATAAGGCATTTCTGCTAAATACTGACTACTGCGTACTACTTGGCTGATTTCTTCTGACAAAATTAAATGTCCATAAATATTATCTTCTGCCATCATATTTACCGCAGCGACTCTTTTAGTCGCGCCTGGTTCTAAAAACCAAGGTTTTGATTCTACTGCTACATAAAAGGGACTTCCGCGCCAAATTTCTGGCTGTTTAGGATTAGACCATTGGGGAACACCAGGAATATAACGATGATATAGACAAAGTGCGGTTTTGATGAGGCTAAATAGTCCGGCTGTGGCTTGTGTGTTGCCAATATTGGCTTTGACGCTACCAATGCCACAACTAAGATTTTCTGCCCCTGTCTGATAGGCTGATATTAAACCTTGAATTTCGGCTGTATCTGCGTCGGGAATCCCACTAGCAACAACTTCCAAATAACCAATATCTGCGGCTTTGACATTGGCTATTTGAAACGCTTTCTGACAAGATTGGGTAACAGTTGCTGAGTGATTTGGAGAATGTTTCACCAAACTCAAACTATCAATAACTGCATAGATGCAATGATTCTGTTGCTTGGCTGTTTCATGTAGTTGTAATACTACTGCGGCTGCACCTGCTGTTTTAATTGTATCTTTGGCGTTTTCGTCATAACTGAAAGTATATACACCTGTATTAATTTCTATAGGGTAATTTTCATCTATCCCTACAATTAAAACAGCTTCAACTTGCTGGGTAGTTAATAATTTGTGACTGACATCCAAAGCTGATAAAATAGACTTCTCTTCCGCAAAAAATGCTAATTCCGCATAAATATAATTAGCTAACTTGGCGGAATCTTCTGTAGGAGAAATGATGATTAAAGCTATTTTTGTTTGTGGTTGAATTTTAGCATCTTTCAGCGCAGAATTGATCATCTCTCGACTTAATGAAATTTGTTGATAATCTGGAGAGGTAATTGAATTTTGTTTGCTTTCATAAATCAGGCGTTCAAATTTATTTAATGTTGGTGAATTACTAACAAAACAATCCATACCGATAATTGCTAACTTTTGATTTTGTGAGATTACCGTCATGATCATTATCCCTTTTTAAGAAACGAACCACAGAGTTCACAGAGGACACTGAGAAATAAGAGTAGGGGTAATTCATGAATTACCCCTACAGGTAAAAACATCTAGTATTTGGCTATTTGATTCGGTAGAATTGTTCCTTTTGCGCCAATCATGCGATTATAAATTTGTCCTTGACGATTATAGGTAATCACATCTGTAGTTACTGATGATTCTGTTTTTGATTGGACTTCACAAGTTACATAAAATGTTTCCCCAAAGGGAACTTTTGCAAATTGTTCAAAGTTCTTAATTTCTGATGGTAAACATCCAACTTGATGAAAGTGTTGTGTCCAAATCCAGAGAGAATGAATCTGGACATCTGCTATGTAGGGATTAAATGTTTGCACTGGAAACTGTCCCTGTTGCTGTGCTGTTGGTTCTGGTAAATAACATTCAATGGTCATCTGACTAGGGCTGGTATTTAGAACTGATTTTACCCCTTGAAAGGTGACTCCATGAAATAAGCTAGAAGCAGTTACTTGATACAATTCTTGATTAGTTTTTAAGAAGTTTTCATCTTGATTAAAGTTCAGACTTCCGTAATTTGGAGGTGTGGGAATTTCTCGTTTGAGAATCAGATTTGTGCTGAAATGATATCGAGTTTTTCCGTCTGGTGTCCTACTACTAATCTTAGCAGCAAATTCTATTTCCTGATTTTCATG
The window above is part of the Dolichospermum sp. DET69 genome. Proteins encoded here:
- a CDS encoding type I polyketide synthase, whose protein sequence is MTVISQNQKLAIIGMDCFVSNSPTLNKFERLIYESKQNSITSPDYQQISLSREMINSALKDAKIQPQTKIALIIISPTEDSAKLANYIYAELAFFAEEKSILSALDVSHKLLTTQQVEAVLIVGIDENYPIEINTGVYTFSYDENAKDTIKTAGAAAVVLQLHETAKQQNHCIYAVIDSLSLVKHSPNHSATVTQSCQKAFQIANVKAADIGYLEVVASGIPDADTAEIQGLISAYQTGAENLSCGIGSVKANIGNTQATAGLFSLIKTALCLYHRYIPGVPQWSNPKQPEIWRGSPFYVAVESKPWFLEPGATKRVAAVNMMAEDNIYGHLILSEEISQVVRSSQYLAEMPYYLFPIAADDRASLLTQITTLQQNITDIFSLSQLASDYFQKYQQYQQSTYALAILARHPEELKKEIERAIQGVKIAFATGKDWQTPLGSYFTVNPQGKKGHVAFVYPGSFTSYIGLGRNIFRLFPQLYDDVVIRSVYNRVANIEKILYPRSINKLSRRQLENIEQTLIDDPVSMLESEVGIAGLMTAILKNYFQIQSPYAFGYSLGETSMMLSQGIWTSFKSTSDYLNSSQLFKTQLSGPKNAVRQHWGLPLIYEGKSEEFWSNYILICSPSEVREVLKHEDRVYMPLINTPEEVVIAGETKACQRVIETLKCDAFPTSINHVIHCEPMQSEYDELVKVNTLPTQSDSDTIFYSAAKYSPINIDSHLIGKNIATALCHQLDFPRLVNHVYNDNIRIFIEVGVGGNCSRWISEILKHKQHLTVSVNRRGVDDHTSIIKALAKLFSHRVELDLSPLYALPDIKFDQDIAYKNQSFSQNNSLLNYERKMKSIPHYQSLNDNNTRLAKAHGFLLQSRQTSLQQLSLFLQQQLDLYKRMVIEAKKIK